Proteins from one Camelina sativa cultivar DH55 chromosome 8, Cs, whole genome shotgun sequence genomic window:
- the LOC104709825 gene encoding uncharacterized protein LOC104709825 produces the protein MATTMKKIFLFVLLVITTFTVLFGSCSATVYTVGDSAGWIAKEGLYYEWAKEKVFYVGDSLVFKYDPYVNDVTQVWGALELEFCESSSPKAVYNTGHDVVTFTEPGDHYFISSNQAQCVLGQRLDVLVVHDPSRPIPPPPPSKILPSGEIYKVGDSKAWSVPEESDYYNKWSQDKLFHVGDSLLFVYDKEVNDVLEITGDLEFITCDPTSRVAVHKTGHDLVTLTKPGVHYFISSETGHCAAGLKLRVVVGPLPKAVTFTNFPKKMDLSAMDRLTKWLTTFIPQPHH, from the coding sequence atGGCCACAACAATGAAGAAGATCTTCCTCTTTGTGCTGCTGGTGATAACAACCTTCACGGTTCTCTTTGGCTCTTGTTCGGCTACTGTCTACACCGTAGGGGACTCGGCTGGATGGATTGCAAAAGAAGGCTTGTATTACGAATGGGCCAAGGAAAAGGTGTTTTACGTAGGAGACTCTTTGGTCTTCAAATACGATCCCTACGTCAACGACGTTACTCAAGTTTGGGGCGCTTTAGAATTAGAATTCTGCGAGAGTTCTTCTCCTAAAGCCGTCTACAATACAGGACATGATGTGGTAACCTTCACGGAACCCGGAGATCACTACTTCATCAGCTCAAATCAAGCTCAATGCGTACTTGGACAGAGGCTCGACGTTCTTGTTGTTCATGACCCGTCACGTCCtattcctccaccaccaccgagcaAGATCCTTCCTTCTGGGGAAATCTACAAGGTCGGTGACTCTAAAGCATGGAGCGTTCCTGAAGAGAGCGACTACTATAACAAGTGGAGTCAGGATAAACTGTTTCATGTAGGAGATAGTCTACTTTTCGTATACGACAAGGAAGTAAACGACGTCTTAGAGATTACCGGTGACCTTGAATTCATAACCTGCGACCCGACTTCTCGCGTAGCCGTGCACAAGACGGGCCATGATCTCGTTACGCTCACCAAACCAGGAGTTCACTATTTCATTAGCTCAGAGACGGGTCACTGCGCGGCTGGGCTTAAGCTTCGAGTTGTGGTCGGACCATTACCCAAAGCCGTTACTTTCACCAATTTTCCCAAGAAGATGGATTTGTCAGCTATGGACCGCCTCACAAAGTGGTTAACCACTTTCATACCCCAGCCCCATCACTAA
- the LOC104707952 gene encoding B3 domain-containing transcription factor NGA4-like, with product MNNSTTNPDQELTEIGATGSGTNNDLFNSEMREHMFDKVLTPSDVGKLNRLVIPKQHAENYFPLEDNQNGILLDFQDRLGKMWRFRYSYWDSSKSYVMTKGWSHFVKEKKLTSGDTVSFHRGCIPDGNAPERRLKIVLIDWSHKAERNKHGLSFGSYPTVTFYPAPEYSMPSHRSFPPFHHNQYQQRESPGYGYGRIFNGGRYYEGSPLVYASVPVFPPAMLVPPPAPPQPSTTRKLRLFGVEVEESSSSGETRGEMGVPGHSSSSPVVIRDDDQSPWRSPRGEMGAGTSSAMQLCDDEDYKRKGKSLKL from the coding sequence TGACTTATTCAACTCGGAGATGAGAGAGCACATGTTCGACAAAGTGTTGACTCCAAGTGACGTCGGTAAACTAAACCGGCTCGTGATTCCAAAGCAACATGCAGAGAACTACTTCCCTCTAGAGGACAATCAAAACGGCATACTTTTGGATTTCCAAGACAGACTCGGCAAGATGTGGAGGTTTCGTTACTCGTACTGGGACAGTAGCAAAAGCTACGTGATGACCAAAGGCTGGAGCCATTTcgtgaaagagaagaaactcaCCTCCGGAGACACCGTCTCTTTCCACCGTGGTTGCATCCCCGACGGTAACGCACCGGAGAGACGTCTGAAAATAGTGCTCATCGATTGGAGCCACAAAGCTGAGCGTAACAAGCATGGCTTAAGTTTCGGGTCATATCCAACGGTTACTTTCTATCCGGCGCCAGAATATTCCATGCCAAGCCACCGGAGTTTTCCACCGTTTCATCATAACCAATATCAACAAAGGGAGTCTCCAGGGTATGGCTATGGTAGAATTTTTAACGGAGGGCGTTACTACGAAGGGTCACCGTTGGTTTATGCCTCAGTTCCTGTTTTTCCTCCTGCTATGTTGGTTCCACCACCGGCGCCTCCTCAGCCGTCGACGACGAGGAAGCTGAGGCTGTTTGGGGTTGAAGTggaagagtcttcttcttcaggggAGACACGTGGCGAGATGGGAGTCCCAGGAcactcttcttcgtctccggTCGTGATCAGAGACGATGATCAATCACCTTGGAGGTCGCCACGTGGCGAAATGGGTGCAGGGACTTCTTCGGCGATGCAGCTATGTGATGATGAAGACTATAAGAGGAAAGGGAAATCTTTAAAGCTCTAG